From Candidatus Saganbacteria bacterium, a single genomic window includes:
- a CDS encoding ABC transporter ATP-binding protein, translating into MLKISNLSTYYYTDDKVIRAVDDVSLKVKDKEFFGLVGPSGCGKSTLGYSIMKLISEPGRIVKGSVLLDGTDIMALNSEELTKVRGTGISMVFQDPMTFLNPVLTIGEQISEALRYHLKMDKKSAKEKAIELLNLVKIDPPGKRYNDFPHELSGGMRQRAIIAIAVSCGSKHIIADEPTTALDVTTQRGVMDLLVEMKETQGLSVMLITHNLRLVKKYCSSCAVMKNGRLIFQGESEKVREVFD; encoded by the coding sequence ATGCTGAAAATATCGAATTTATCCACATATTATTACACGGATGACAAAGTCATCAGAGCGGTCGATGATGTGAGCCTGAAGGTAAAGGATAAAGAGTTCTTCGGCCTGGTAGGGCCGTCCGGCTGCGGCAAAAGCACTTTGGGATATTCGATAATGAAACTGATAAGTGAACCGGGGCGTATCGTCAAAGGTTCTGTCCTGCTCGACGGCACAGATATCATGGCACTAAACAGCGAAGAACTGACTAAGGTCCGGGGCACCGGGATATCCATGGTCTTTCAGGACCCTATGACTTTTTTAAACCCCGTCCTTACAATAGGGGAGCAGATATCCGAAGCACTTAGATATCATCTTAAGATGGATAAAAAAAGCGCCAAAGAAAAAGCCATAGAACTGCTAAATCTTGTAAAGATAGATCCTCCGGGAAAAAGGTATAATGATTTTCCCCACGAACTGAGCGGCGGAATGAGGCAGAGGGCAATCATCGCAATCGCGGTATCGTGCGGGTCAAAGCATATCATCGCTGACGAGCCCACTACGGCTCTCGATGTCACGACGCAGAGGGGGGTAATGGACCTGCTTGTCGAGATGAAAGAAACGCAGGGGCTGTCGGTCATGCTCATCACGCATAATTTAAGACTTGTGAAAAAATACTGCAGTTCCTGCGCCGTGATGAAGAACGGAAGGCTCATATTCCAGGGAGAATCGGAAAAAGTTCGGGAGGTGTTTGATTGA
- a CDS encoding type II secretion system protein, translating to MKNKGFTVIELVMVIAIISIILSVAAMNFFNIQNDARGSKIESDLRVLKLAAETFCSSKMKYPDDLLQLENGPVIQTLPKDPYNSDNNYQYFVCRDYFAIWSVGLNGTSGTVIINFGGKVDDTDADDIGTTNGACPNLYWK from the coding sequence ATGAAAAACAAAGGCTTTACTGTGATAGAGCTTGTTATGGTCATAGCCATCATCTCGATAATCCTTTCTGTCGCAGCAATGAATTTTTTTAATATCCAGAACGATGCCCGAGGGAGCAAAATAGAAAGTGATCTTCGCGTGCTCAAGCTGGCGGCAGAAACTTTCTGTTCCTCAAAAATGAAATATCCCGACGATTTATTGCAGCTGGAAAACGGACCGGTAATTCAAACCCTGCCAAAAGATCCCTATAATTCGGACAACAATTACCAGTATTTTGTCTGTAGAGATTATTTCGCTATATGGTCAGTGGGACTGAACGGAACAAGCGGAACGGTGATAATCAATTTCGGCGGCAAGGTTGACGATACCGATGCAGATGATATAGGCACTACCAACGGTGCCTGCCCGAACTTATACTGGAAATAG
- a CDS encoding prepilin peptidase produces MFLFEATAVIVLGLVTGSFINVCVYRLPRCLSIVYPPSNCPACGHRLAFFDLIPALSFLLLRGKCRYCKNRISARYLVVELVTAALFFFIYQRYGLTPELVFMLAFAAIIVLITFADLETQIIPDQANYLGLATGLAYNYFSGKIMVSLIGAVSCAVVMYVIYKLGTYFYKKEAMGGGDIKLAAFFGAFFGWQNGLLCLFISFIVGAAAASAYMIFLKKGRRDEIPFAFRAVHDSRCGNNAFLLRKYLAVVPRHVNAGLLISPGIGIIFL; encoded by the coding sequence ATGTTTTTATTTGAGGCTACAGCCGTCATCGTGCTGGGGCTCGTGACAGGAAGTTTTATTAATGTATGCGTCTACAGATTGCCGCGCTGCCTGTCGATAGTATATCCCCCGTCCAACTGTCCTGCATGCGGGCACAGGCTGGCATTTTTTGACCTTATTCCGGCACTGAGCTTTCTGCTTTTGAGAGGCAAATGCAGGTACTGCAAAAACCGGATATCCGCGAGATATCTTGTCGTCGAGCTGGTCACGGCGGCATTGTTTTTTTTCATATATCAAAGGTACGGCCTCACACCGGAGCTTGTTTTTATGCTGGCATTTGCCGCTATAATCGTACTTATTACATTTGCGGACCTTGAGACGCAGATTATCCCTGACCAGGCAAATTATCTGGGATTAGCGACCGGGTTGGCATACAACTATTTTTCTGGGAAAATAATGGTCTCATTGATAGGCGCGGTCTCCTGCGCTGTTGTAATGTATGTCATATATAAATTAGGTACATATTTCTATAAAAAGGAAGCGATGGGCGGCGGAGACATAAAACTCGCGGCGTTTTTCGGCGCTTTTTTCGGATGGCAGAACGGATTGCTTTGCCTTTTTATTTCATTTATCGTAGGAGCGGCAGCAGCATCGGCCTACATGATCTTTTTGAAGAAAGGACGGCGTGACGAGATACCTTTCGCCTTTCGGGCCGTCCATGACAGCCGCTGCGGTAATAACGCTTTTCTTCTCCGCAAGTATCTGGCGGTGGTACCTCGGCATGTAAACGCCGGCTTGTTAATCAGTCCGGGAATTGGTATCATATTTTTATAA
- a CDS encoding prepilin-type N-terminal cleavage/methylation domain-containing protein yields the protein MRKNGFSLIELVTVIAILVLVVSLLVTIYLAGADIFGTEKNLSDIAIEGDRAMKTMVDEIRNGREVTVADNRQFTFWMQDADNDTVIDSSETVSYSWDGTSGGNLLRAVAGVPFILSKYVNDLNFTYDSGTLSSIRSVNIRLTNSIGTDVHTLESTVRLRNL from the coding sequence ATGAGAAAGAACGGATTTTCTTTGATAGAGCTCGTGACCGTCATAGCAATACTCGTGTTGGTGGTGTCTTTGCTAGTAACGATATACTTAGCGGGAGCGGACATATTCGGAACGGAGAAAAATTTATCTGACATCGCGATCGAGGGGGACAGGGCAATGAAAACAATGGTCGATGAAATAAGGAACGGCCGTGAAGTGACCGTTGCTGATAATAGGCAGTTCACGTTCTGGATGCAGGATGCGGACAATGATACAGTGATAGATTCCTCCGAGACGGTGTCTTATTCCTGGGATGGAACATCCGGCGGAAATCTGTTAAGGGCCGTTGCCGGAGTTCCTTTCATCCTGTCAAAATATGTGAATGATCTGAACTTTACTTATGACAGCGGCACCTTGTCATCCATCAGGAGCGTAAACATCCGGCTTACAAACAGTATCGGAACTGATGTTCACACGCTTGAATCCACGGTCCGGCTGAGGAATTTATGA
- the pilO gene encoding type 4a pilus biogenesis protein PilO, whose translation MERPLWQKILLMALIAIVVIWASYNYFLKGKIRELSASRETLSSIEKEIDLMIPKDIIAGKSEATNLIIEKKLGELGKKLPSEIDIPYLMQDFITNSSRDIKINYSLVQPSALISEQKYKKLPIDIELSGDFENLNLYLVRLENLPMMVRIDQLDINKNSDAKVLDVKLLVSAFVMPSAAGQTSQEKIVMPGVVMSDPFFSQRYCVASSKEAAASKKRTIKKSAKVRIKFKGVYEGSIQAVFLNDSLVKTGESVDGFTVEKIGGKSVTVSKSGKRYTLKLGGEI comes from the coding sequence TTGGAAAGGCCGCTTTGGCAAAAGATCCTTCTGATGGCCCTGATAGCTATAGTTGTGATCTGGGCATCATACAATTATTTCTTGAAGGGGAAGATCAGGGAGCTTTCCGCTTCAAGGGAAACGCTCTCTTCGATCGAAAAGGAGATCGACCTTATGATCCCGAAAGACATAATCGCGGGAAAATCGGAAGCGACAAACCTGATCATCGAAAAAAAACTCGGAGAACTGGGGAAAAAACTGCCTTCCGAGATAGATATACCCTACCTTATGCAGGACTTTATCACAAACTCGTCAAGAGATATCAAGATAAATTATTCCCTGGTACAGCCTTCAGCCCTGATAAGCGAGCAGAAATATAAGAAACTTCCGATAGATATTGAGCTGTCCGGCGATTTTGAAAATCTGAACCTGTATCTGGTAAGGCTGGAAAATCTTCCTATGATGGTCCGGATCGATCAGCTCGACATAAACAAGAATTCAGACGCGAAGGTGCTCGACGTAAAGCTTCTTGTCTCGGCTTTTGTGATGCCGTCAGCCGCGGGACAAACTTCACAGGAAAAGATCGTTATGCCGGGCGTCGTAATGTCCGATCCGTTCTTTTCGCAAAGATACTGCGTGGCATCGTCAAAGGAGGCGGCCGCATCAAAGAAGAGGACGATCAAGAAGTCGGCAAAAGTCCGGATCAAGTTCAAGGGTGTCTACGAAGGCAGTATCCAGGCTGTTTTCCTTAATGATTCGCTGGTAAAGACAGGGGAAAGCGTTGACGGTTTCACTGTAGAAAAAATAGGCGGGAAGTCCGTAACGGTCTCAAAGTCCGGAAAACGATACACATTAAAATTAGGAGGTGAGATCTGA
- a CDS encoding type II secretion system protein, producing MFKRRGFTLIELLIVMAVIAVLIGIAIPSFRGMQQEAKTAKAGGDLRVLKLAVEAYNAKHNTLPASLGILTAESNAVISVEPTDAFSTVAYLYATEGGTTPRYYVIWSIGPNASATACTVTSAGVVTAGEANQIGVTNGTPPNSNWK from the coding sequence ATGTTTAAAAGAAGAGGCTTCACATTGATCGAACTTTTAATTGTTATGGCTGTCATTGCTGTGCTTATAGGTATTGCCATACCAAGTTTCAGGGGAATGCAGCAGGAAGCTAAGACCGCAAAAGCGGGTGGCGACCTCAGGGTGTTGAAGTTGGCGGTTGAGGCTTACAATGCCAAACACAATACTCTTCCGGCTTCTCTTGGTATCCTGACTGCAGAGTCTAACGCAGTCATATCAGTTGAACCGACAGATGCTTTCTCAACAGTTGCATATTTATATGCAACCGAAGGCGGAACGACACCGAGATACTATGTAATATGGTCAATAGGACCTAACGCTTCAGCAACAGCTTGTACCGTGACGAGCGCTGGAGTTGTTACTGCCGGAGAGGCAAACCAGATAGGAGTGACTAACGGGACTCCCCCAAACTCTAACTGGAAGTAA
- a CDS encoding dipeptide/oligopeptide/nickel ABC transporter ATP-binding protein encodes MSGNIIEADGLSKKYGGFAAVKDASFFINKGEVFGIVGESGSGKTTLARLILGLTGPDSGELKFLGQETTKCRDLRKKMQVVFQDPISSLDPRMRIRDIIAEPLLIHDICPRNEIPKKAAELLSEAGLTKDYLNRYPHEISGGEAQRVCITRAVSTGPSFIVLDEPVSSLDFDLQKKIIGLLMRLKEEKGLTYLFITHDLSLARHICDRIAVMKAGSLIETGTPDEIFNNPSEEYTRQLIEDLI; translated from the coding sequence ATGTCCGGAAATATAATTGAAGCGGACGGGCTGTCAAAAAAATACGGCGGATTTGCGGCCGTAAAGGATGCAAGCTTTTTCATAAATAAGGGAGAGGTGTTCGGTATTGTAGGAGAATCGGGCAGCGGCAAGACGACCCTTGCCAGATTGATACTCGGCCTTACCGGGCCGGACAGCGGGGAACTGAAATTTCTCGGACAGGAAACAACAAAATGCCGCGATCTTAGAAAAAAGATGCAGGTAGTGTTCCAGGACCCTATTTCCAGCCTGGACCCGAGGATGAGGATCAGGGATATAATCGCGGAACCGTTACTGATCCATGATATCTGCCCGAGAAATGAGATCCCCAAAAAAGCGGCGGAGCTTCTGTCAGAGGCAGGACTGACAAAAGATTATTTGAACAGGTATCCTCACGAGATCTCCGGAGGAGAGGCCCAGAGGGTCTGTATCACAAGGGCTGTATCGACAGGGCCGTCGTTCATTGTCTTGGACGAGCCGGTCTCCTCCTTAGACTTTGATCTGCAGAAAAAGATAATCGGCCTGTTGATGAGATTGAAAGAAGAAAAAGGCCTTACATATCTTTTTATCACTCACGATCTTTCGCTGGCAAGACATATCTGCGACAGGATAGCGGTCATGAAGGCCGGAAGCCTGATTGAGACGGGGACACCCGATGAAATATTCAACAACCCGTCAGAAGAATACACCCGGCAGCTGATAGAAGACTTAATTTAA
- a CDS encoding type IV pilus twitching motility protein PilT: MEIKTLLKTVTQKGASDLIIVANSKPIIRLGGSLIPLGEETLDKAKAKELIYSMLTPHQIEIFERTKELDSSYELQGVCRFRVNVHFQEDSVAASLRTIPSEIPSAKSMMLPDIINEFIKEPRGMVLITGPTGSGKSTTQAVMIDIVNSTKSRHIITIEDPVEFMHKNKKSIIEQREIGQDTESFSAALTHVLRQNPDVILIGEMRDVETISIAITAAETGHLVISTLHTNDAVQTIDRIIDVFPPHQQNQIRTQLALTLRGVISQQLIPRSDGKGLVLAAEVLVINQAVSNIIRKGNTQEISSMIEIGSKYGMQTMDAALKNLYREGLISYENAMARAVNPENLEKLLAKA, from the coding sequence ATGGAAATAAAGACCCTGCTGAAAACAGTGACCCAAAAAGGTGCCTCCGACCTGATAATCGTAGCGAACTCCAAACCGATCATAAGGCTCGGGGGAAGTCTGATCCCTTTAGGGGAAGAAACCCTGGACAAGGCGAAGGCAAAAGAATTGATCTACTCCATGCTTACCCCGCATCAGATAGAAATATTTGAACGGACAAAAGAGCTTGACAGCTCCTACGAGCTTCAGGGAGTATGCCGCTTCAGGGTGAATGTCCACTTCCAGGAAGACAGCGTCGCGGCATCGCTTAGGACCATTCCTTCGGAAATACCTTCCGCCAAGTCGATGATGCTTCCGGACATCATCAACGAGTTCATAAAAGAACCCAGAGGCATGGTGCTTATCACGGGACCCACGGGATCCGGCAAGAGCACGACACAGGCCGTCATGATCGACATCGTCAATTCCACAAAAAGCCGCCATATTATCACGATCGAGGACCCTGTTGAGTTCATGCACAAGAACAAGAAAAGTATTATTGAACAAAGGGAGATCGGACAGGATACCGAATCTTTCTCTGCCGCGCTGACGCACGTGCTCAGGCAGAACCCCGATGTGATCCTGATCGGAGAGATGAGGGATGTTGAGACAATTTCTATCGCAATAACAGCGGCGGAGACCGGCCATCTGGTCATATCCACCCTGCACACCAACGACGCCGTTCAGACGATAGACAGGATAATCGATGTATTCCCTCCGCATCAGCAGAACCAGATCAGGACCCAGCTTGCCCTTACGCTCCGGGGTGTTATCTCGCAGCAGCTCATACCGAGGTCCGACGGCAAAGGGCTTGTACTTGCCGCGGAGGTCCTGGTCATCAACCAGGCGGTAAGCAATATCATCAGAAAAGGAAATACCCAGGAAATATCTTCGATGATAGAGATAGGCTCCAAATACGGCATGCAGACGATGGATGCCGCACTGAAAAACCTTTACAGAGAAGGCCTGATCTCTTATGAGAACGCCATGGCGCGGGCTGTAAATCCTGAAAACCTTGAAAAGCTTCTGGCCAAGGCCTGA
- a CDS encoding ATPase, T2SS/T4P/T4SS family, translating to MLKEKNSLGESLVEKKIITKEQLASAEQESKLSNEPLRKTLVRLNMVKETDIISFFEQYLHIPYVDLSSYIIDPKMIALITEEFANVNHTIPLFKAGEILTVAMVDPLNVMVLDELRSRTKCTIEPVLTTETDIKKALNQYYGVGSSIDDVVKKMDTELVMEEKAEEELSTDKIRLAAEQAPIIKLVNILIRDAIKDSASDIHVNPEEKMVRIRYRIDGILHEVSTLPKYLQAAVISRIKIMSDMNIAVKRSPQDGRFRIKIDNNQIDLRISSFPSVHGENIVMRILDPNSLLIGLEQLGFSLEMLEKFKLLIKKPYGMLLVTGPTGSGKTTTLYSALSSINSPEKNIITLEDPVEYQLEMVRQSQINPKAGLTFSTGLRSILRQDPDVVMVGEIRDKETAEISIQAALTGHLVFSTLHTNDSSGALTRLIDMGVEPFLVSSSVIGIQAQRLVRKICKSCKESYTPSEKTLKDLGIEDTKGKIIFYRGKGCKNCKCTGYKGRIGIYELLIMNEKIRGLVLERNSVDAIRKAAQEAGMKTLREDGLKKAFDGVTSIEEVIRATTIE from the coding sequence ATGTTAAAAGAAAAAAACTCCCTGGGTGAATCGCTTGTAGAGAAGAAGATCATCACAAAAGAACAGCTCGCTTCCGCCGAGCAGGAATCAAAACTGAGCAACGAACCCCTCAGAAAAACTCTTGTCAGGCTCAACATGGTAAAGGAGACCGATATAATCTCGTTCTTCGAACAGTATCTTCATATCCCGTATGTGGACCTTAGCAGTTATATCATAGACCCAAAGATGATCGCGTTGATCACCGAAGAATTCGCGAACGTCAACCATACGATCCCTCTTTTCAAGGCCGGGGAGATCCTGACCGTAGCCATGGTCGATCCGCTGAACGTAATGGTGCTTGACGAATTGCGCTCAAGGACAAAATGCACGATAGAGCCCGTGCTGACCACCGAAACCGATATCAAAAAAGCCCTTAACCAGTATTACGGTGTCGGGTCGTCCATAGACGATGTCGTCAAAAAGATGGACACGGAACTCGTGATGGAGGAAAAAGCGGAAGAAGAGCTTTCCACGGACAAGATAAGGCTCGCGGCCGAACAGGCTCCTATCATCAAACTTGTGAACATACTGATAAGGGATGCCATAAAAGACAGTGCTTCGGACATACATGTCAATCCCGAGGAAAAGATGGTCAGGATAAGATACAGGATAGACGGTATCCTCCACGAAGTCTCAACCCTGCCCAAATATCTCCAGGCAGCGGTCATCTCAAGGATAAAGATCATGTCCGACATGAACATAGCGGTAAAAAGAAGTCCGCAGGACGGAAGGTTCAGGATAAAGATCGACAATAACCAGATAGACCTCAGGATCTCTTCGTTCCCTTCGGTCCACGGAGAGAACATCGTGATGAGGATACTGGATCCCAATAGTCTGCTGATAGGTCTCGAGCAGCTGGGTTTCTCGCTGGAAATGCTTGAAAAGTTCAAATTGCTCATTAAAAAACCTTACGGGATGCTGCTTGTGACCGGACCGACAGGCTCCGGCAAGACAACTACGCTTTATTCCGCGTTATCCTCGATAAACTCGCCCGAAAAGAACATAATAACCCTGGAAGACCCGGTAGAATACCAGCTGGAGATGGTGAGACAGTCCCAGATAAACCCTAAGGCCGGGCTGACTTTTTCGACCGGGCTGAGATCTATACTCCGCCAGGACCCTGATGTGGTAATGGTCGGAGAGATAAGGGACAAAGAGACCGCCGAGATCTCGATCCAGGCCGCTTTGACGGGACATCTTGTCTTTTCGACCCTTCATACCAACGATTCATCCGGCGCATTGACCAGGCTTATCGATATGGGAGTGGAGCCTTTCCTTGTCTCCTCTTCCGTGATCGGGATACAGGCACAAAGGCTTGTAAGAAAGATCTGCAAGAGCTGCAAGGAATCGTACACACCTAGTGAAAAGACCCTTAAAGACCTCGGCATCGAAGATACCAAGGGCAAGATCATCTTTTACAGGGGAAAAGGATGCAAGAACTGCAAGTGCACCGGTTACAAAGGAAGGATCGGCATCTACGAACTGCTGATCATGAACGAAAAAATAAGGGGGCTTGTGCTTGAAAGGAATTCCGTGGATGCCATCAGAAAAGCGGCCCAGGAAGCAGGGATGAAGACATTGAGAGAAGACGGACTTAAAAAAGCTTTTGACGGTGTCACTTCTATCGAAGAAGTGATCAGGGCGACTACAATAGAATAA
- the pilM gene encoding pilus assembly protein PilM — protein sequence MSPVRDAKTEFSVGFDISGGYIRLAEISESDKGFRLEEYRIAETAREKDGSTSAGSVLDLLKKTFASLPSRKRKIYCLLSGTEVVIRRVIVPKLKEKDLLEAVKWEMKSHIPFTLENTVIDYKMLGAVHERGVEKLDLLVAAVSKESIAGIHGLFESAGINLDGISLAPFAVWDLLKKLNILEKDKTTAFINMGVDSTSLIFFNGENLEFFRELSIAGNNFTKAMIGTFVSDKWQMDFTYEQAEKMKRTYGIPAENTQENTPDGVPLSQISQLLRPVLRRFLNEIIRSFSFYKENFNRTAVDKVILSGGSSKMKSLDTFLSSGLETSVQNFDACAGLESSKTDGEFKEICPHLSIAIGIALSQAKEMNLLKRARIGKKNPAPFNIDRAFEFLSDTDNSIKVPAVTGGAVLLLFIVIAFSAAVMINSRLSYYNGLINDKSSVLANIKLLQERRAIVNRISAEQTPVRQVIAELSNILPPGILLNSFSFTNSSRQMVITGSCNGMKTIGEMLKDIEMSTLFSGTTLIEAKRSASNSTIDFKVIFKSVI from the coding sequence ATGAGTCCTGTAAGGGACGCAAAAACGGAATTTTCGGTCGGATTTGATATAAGCGGCGGATATATTCGCCTTGCCGAGATATCGGAATCCGATAAAGGTTTCAGGCTCGAGGAATACAGGATCGCCGAGACCGCGCGCGAAAAAGACGGCTCTACTTCCGCGGGTTCTGTCCTCGATCTGTTAAAAAAAACCTTCGCTTCACTTCCGTCAAGAAAACGCAAAATATACTGCCTTTTATCCGGCACTGAAGTAGTGATCCGCAGGGTCATCGTCCCAAAACTCAAGGAAAAAGACCTTCTTGAAGCCGTAAAATGGGAGATGAAAAGCCATATCCCGTTCACTCTTGAGAACACGGTCATTGATTACAAGATGCTGGGAGCTGTCCATGAAAGAGGTGTCGAAAAGCTTGACCTTCTCGTGGCTGCCGTTTCAAAAGAATCCATTGCCGGCATCCACGGTCTTTTTGAGTCCGCCGGAATAAACCTTGACGGCATTTCGTTAGCGCCTTTCGCCGTGTGGGACCTGCTGAAAAAACTGAACATCCTTGAAAAAGATAAGACCACCGCTTTTATCAACATGGGCGTCGATTCCACGAGCCTGATCTTTTTCAACGGGGAGAACCTTGAATTCTTCAGGGAACTGTCTATCGCGGGGAATAATTTTACCAAAGCGATGATCGGCACTTTCGTCAGCGACAAGTGGCAGATGGACTTCACCTATGAGCAGGCCGAAAAGATGAAAAGGACCTACGGCATCCCGGCCGAAAACACTCAGGAGAACACTCCGGACGGCGTTCCGCTGTCACAGATATCCCAGCTGTTAAGACCGGTCCTGCGCAGGTTCCTTAACGAGATAATCCGCTCGTTCAGTTTTTACAAGGAAAATTTCAACAGGACAGCCGTCGACAAGGTCATCTTGTCCGGCGGTTCCTCAAAAATGAAGAGCCTTGACACTTTTTTATCTTCCGGTCTTGAGACAAGTGTTCAGAACTTTGATGCCTGTGCCGGCCTAGAGAGCTCTAAAACAGACGGAGAATTTAAAGAGATCTGCCCTCACCTTTCGATAGCCATAGGCATTGCCCTTTCCCAGGCAAAGGAGATGAACCTCCTCAAGAGAGCAAGGATCGGCAAAAAAAATCCTGCCCCTTTCAACATCGATAGGGCGTTTGAGTTCCTGTCTGATACCGATAATTCCATAAAAGTCCCCGCCGTCACCGGCGGAGCCGTGCTTCTGCTGTTTATTGTCATAGCTTTTTCCGCAGCGGTCATGATAAACAGCAGGCTTTCTTATTATAACGGTCTTATCAACGACAAGAGCTCCGTCCTTGCCAACATAAAACTGCTGCAGGAGCGCCGGGCTATCGTCAACAGAATATCGGCGGAGCAGACCCCGGTCAGGCAGGTGATCGCGGAACTCTCGAACATCCTTCCCCCGGGTATCCTCCTGAACAGTTTTTCATTCACAAATTCAAGCCGGCAAATGGTGATAACAGGTTCCTGCAACGGCATGAAGACGATAGGCGAGATGCTCAAAGATATCGAAATGTCTACGCTCTTTTCCGGAACTACGCTGATAGAGGCAAAAAGATCCGCCTCAAACAGTACAATAGATTTTAAGGTGATATTTAAAAGCGTAATATAA
- a CDS encoding type II secretion system F family protein, with the protein MPFYIYQGIDKFGNKVRKTIESPNRDVLAENLLKQNFTILSVKEKKPGLDIGFIDEILKKSVKVKIYDLVMFLVQLSNMLSAGMTLPAALTTLAEQTDNKKLKSAVAEISEDIKQGRTFSESLEKHKDIFSSVFVNMVAAGETSGNLDEILSRLAGFTEHEAELGQKISSAMMYPMILMITGIIVVCFVVTTVIPPFAKIFMDAGVPLPLPTLMLFNLNLIIRATWIYLIIAAAAGWTAVKFFSKDPAVKIKIDSIKLNMPLWGDLLRKVTIARLSRTLSALLSSGVPMIQALEITEKTIDIAPLAAVIRDVAAAVGKGQNLSEPLRASRQFPPMTVHMIAVGEETGTIETMLNKIGDFYDMASDYAIKKMTSLLEPMFLVIIAVLVGFIFASILLPIFQMVKTLKH; encoded by the coding sequence ATGCCTTTTTATATTTACCAGGGTATCGACAAGTTCGGCAACAAAGTAAGAAAGACGATCGAATCGCCGAACAGGGACGTACTCGCCGAAAATCTCTTAAAGCAGAATTTCACTATCCTTTCCGTCAAGGAGAAGAAGCCGGGACTGGATATCGGGTTCATCGACGAGATACTAAAAAAATCCGTGAAGGTTAAGATCTACGATCTTGTGATGTTCCTTGTCCAGCTTTCAAACATGCTCAGCGCCGGAATGACCCTTCCCGCCGCTCTCACGACCCTCGCGGAGCAGACAGACAATAAAAAATTGAAATCCGCCGTTGCCGAAATATCCGAAGATATCAAACAGGGCAGGACTTTTTCGGAATCGCTTGAAAAGCACAAGGATATTTTTTCGAGCGTGTTCGTCAACATGGTGGCTGCGGGAGAGACCTCTGGCAACCTTGATGAGATCCTGAGCAGGCTCGCAGGCTTCACGGAGCACGAAGCGGAACTCGGGCAGAAGATCTCATCCGCGATGATGTACCCTATGATACTCATGATAACCGGCATCATTGTGGTGTGTTTCGTCGTCACCACCGTAATTCCTCCTTTTGCCAAGATCTTTATGGACGCGGGGGTGCCCCTGCCGCTGCCTACTCTTATGCTCTTTAACCTCAACCTTATCATCAGGGCTACATGGATCTATTTGATCATTGCCGCGGCCGCAGGATGGACCGCGGTAAAGTTCTTCTCAAAAGATCCTGCCGTAAAAATAAAGATCGATTCCATCAAGCTCAATATGCCTCTTTGGGGAGATCTTCTGAGAAAAGTTACGATAGCCCGGCTTTCAAGGACCCTTTCGGCTCTCCTTTCAAGCGGTGTCCCGATGATACAGGCGCTTGAGATAACCGAAAAGACCATCGATATCGCCCCTCTGGCAGCAGTGATCCGCGACGTGGCCGCGGCGGTCGGCAAGGGCCAGAACTTAAGCGAACCCCTGAGAGCGAGCAGGCAATTCCCTCCGATGACCGTACATATGATAGCCGTCGGCGAAGAGACCGGGACCATTGAGACAATGTTGAACAAGATCGGGGACTTTTACGATATGGCCAGCGATTACGCGATAAAAAAAATGACATCGCTTCTTGAGCCGATGTTCCTTGTGATAATCGCAGTCCTGGTGGGTTTTATCTTTGCATCGATCCTGCTGCCTATATTCCAGATGGTCAAGACGTTGAAACATTGA
- a CDS encoding prepilin-type N-terminal cleavage/methylation domain-containing protein, with translation MVYIKSFFDVRPSKAGFTLLEMVIVLAVLSLGLLPIMLLFSSGITASSDATNRSVAVQLAQQKMEQIKGLSYSDIESTSEAFGQISGFSNFSRAVTSSTAEGSPDLIDVKVNVQWQSGPSIGSYEVETFIANY, from the coding sequence ATGGTATATATCAAATCGTTTTTTGATGTCCGTCCATCAAAGGCCGGTTTTACGCTGCTTGAGATGGTGATCGTCCTCGCTGTTCTGTCCCTTGGGCTTCTTCCCATAATGCTCCTTTTTTCAAGCGGGATAACAGCCAGTTCCGACGCGACCAACAGGTCCGTCGCCGTCCAGCTGGCCCAGCAGAAGATGGAACAGATAAAGGGCCTGTCATATTCAGACATTGAAAGTACAAGCGAAGCTTTCGGCCAGATCTCCGGATTCAGCAATTTTTCAAGGGCTGTCACATCTTCTACGGCTGAAGGGAGTCCCGATCTGATAGATGTAAAGGTCAATGTCCAATGGCAAAGCGGGCCGTCTATAGGAAGTTATGAAGTCGAGACATTTATCGCAAATTATTAA